From a single Nicotiana tomentosiformis chromosome 2, ASM39032v3, whole genome shotgun sequence genomic region:
- the LOC104102460 gene encoding anthocyanidin 3-O-glucosyltransferase 5-like encodes MDRSQLHIAILSSPGMGHLIPVLVLGNRLAAHYNIKITILAITTSSSSAETEFLKKSTLTNEKKTIEIIPIPSVDISHLINSSTKVFTQLRLMVREALPKIHSTIASMTHCPDALIVDIFCTQILPIAEEFKISKYAYHPTTAWTLALAIYCQVFDKEIEGEYVDLKDPLKIPGCKALRPDDVVDPLLDRSDQQYEEYLKLGMEYAAFDGILINTWEDLEPETIKALRINEKLRSILKVPVFPIYPVGPLRRTVETNEPDEVIQWLDKQNNESVLFVSFGSGGTLSTKQITELAWGLELSQQKFVWVVRPPSDGDADSAYLNSTGKETRGMSGYLPEGFLTRTKDMGLVVPMWANQVEILGHSSVGGFLTHCGWNSTVESLTNGVPMIAWPLYAEQKMNAAMLTEELGVAIRPAILPTKKLVKREEIQGMVRILMQTKEGKRIKEMAKKLKKSAENALSEGGSSYNSICELVKDIRSR; translated from the exons ATGGATAGATCACAGCTTCATATTGCTATACTCTCAAGCCCTGGAATGGGTCATTTAATCCCAGTTCTAGTCTTAGGCAACCGATTAGCCGCTCACtataacatcaaaattacaattctTGCTATCACAACCAGCTCTTCTTCAGCAGAAACTGAATTTCTCAAGAAATCCACTCTCACCAATGAGAAGAAAACCATAGAAATAATTCCCATTCCTTCAGTCGATATTTCCCACCTAATAAATTCCAGCACTAAAGTTTTCACTCAATTACGACTAATGGTGCGCGAAGCCTTGCCCAAAATTCATTCCACTATTGCTTCCATGACTCATTGTCCAGATGCTTTAATTGTCGACATTTTTTGCACACAAATATTGCCAATTgctgaagaatttaaaatttctaagtaCGCGTACCATCCAACTACTGCGTGGACATTAGCGTTAGCTATATATTGTCAAGTTTTTGACAAAGAAATTGAGGGTGAATATGTTGATCTTAAAGATCCTTTGAAAATTCCAGGTTGCAAAGCACTGCGACCTGATGACGTGGTGGATCCGTTGCTGGATCGGAGTGATCAGCAGTATGAAGAGTATTTGAAGCTAGGAATGGAATATGCAGCTTTTGATGGAATCTTGATTAATACTTGGGAAGATTTAGAACCTGAGACTATTAAAGCACTTCGAATTAATGAGAAGTTGAGATCAATTCTAAAAGTGCCGGTTTTTCCAATCTACCCAGTTGGTCCCTTGAGGAGAACAGTTGAAACAAATGAACCTGACGAG GTGATTCAATGGTTAGACAAGCAAAATAATGAGTCAGTtctatttgtatcatttggaagTGGTGGAACCCTTTCAACTAAGCAAATAACCGAGCTTGCATGGGGTTTAGAATTAAGCCAACAGAAATTCGTTTGGGTTGTACGTCCCCCGTCTGACGGTGATGCAGATAGTGCATATCTGAACTCTACCGGAAAAGAGACACGTGGCATGTCGGGATACTTGCCGGAAGGGTTCTTAACTAGGACTAAAGATATGGGTTTGGTAGTGCCCATGTGGGCCAACCAAGTCGAAATTTTGGGTCACTCGTCAGTGGGTGGTTTTTTGACACATTGTGGATGGAATTCAACGGTGGAGAGCTTGACAAATGGGGTTCCTATGATTGCATGGCCACTATATGCTGAACAAAAAATGAACGCAGCCATGTTGACGGAGGAGCTAGGGGTGGCGATTCGGCCGGCAATTTTGCCGACAAAGAAATTGGTAAAGAGAGAGGAGATTCAAGGGATGGTGAGAATTTTGATGCAGACAAAAGAAGGAAAGCGTATAAAGGAAATGGCTAAGAAGTTAAAGAAGAGTGCGGAAAATGCACTAAGTGAAGGAGGTTCATCTTACAACTCCATTTGTGAGCTTGTGAAGGACATTCGGAGCAGATAG
- the LOC104114189 gene encoding anthocyanidin 3-O-glucosyltransferase 5-like gives MDRSQLHIGILSSPGMGHLIPVLVLGNRLATYHNIKITILAITTSSSSSETEFLKKSTLTDEKKTIEIIPIPSVDISHLINSSTKVFTQLRLLVREALPKIHSTIASMTHRPDALIVDIFCTQILPIAEEFNIPKYAYHPTTAWTLTLAIYCQIFDKEIEGEYVDLKEPLKIPGSKELRPDDVVDPLLDRSDQQYEEYLKLGMEYAAFDGILINTWEDLEPETIKALRNNEKLRSILKVPVFPIYPVGPLRRTVETNEPDEVIEWLDKQNNESVLFVSFGSGGTLSTQQMTELAWGLELSQQKFVWTVRPPSDGDADSAYLNSAGKETRGMPKYLPEGFLTRTKDIGLVVPMWAKQVEILGHSSVGGFLTHCGWNSTVESLTNGVPMIAWPLYAEQKMNAALLTEELGVAIRPAVLPTKKLVKREEIKGMVRMLMYTKEGKTIREKAQKLKMSAENALSVGGSSYNSICELVKDIRSRLL, from the exons ATGGATAGATCACAGCTTCATATTGGTATACTTTCAAGCCCTGGAATGGGTCATTTAATCCCAGTTCTAGTGTTAGGCAACCGATTAGCCACATATcataacatcaaaattacaattctTGCTATCACAACCAGCTCTTCTTCATCAGAAACCGAATTTCTCAAGAAATCCACTCTCACCGATGAGAAAAAAACTATAGAAATAATTCCAATTCCTTCGGTCGATATTTCCCACCTAATAAATTCCAGCACTAAAGTTTTCACTCAATTGCGACTATTGGTCCGCGAAGCCTTGCCCAAAATTCATTCCACTATAGCTTCCATGACTCATCGTCCAGATGCTTTAATTGTCGACATTTTTTGCACACAAATATTGCCAATTGCTGAAGAATTTAACATTCCTAAGTACGCGTATCATCCTACTACTGCGTGGACATTAACGTTAGCTATATACTGTCAAATTTTTGACAAAGAAATTGAGGGTGAATATGTTGATCTTAAAGAGCCTTTGAAAATTCCAGGTAGCAAAGAACTACGACCTGATGACGTAGTGGATCCATTGCTGGATCGGAGTGATCAGCAGTATGAAGAGTATTTGAAGCTAGGAATGGAATATGCAGCTTTTGATGGAATCTTGATTAATACTTGGGAAGATTTAGAACCTGAGACTATTAAAGCACTTCGAAATAATGAGAAGTTGAGATCAATTCTAAAAGTGCCGGTTTTTCCAATCTACCCAGTTGGTCCCTTGAGGAGAACAGTTGAAACAAATGAACCTGACGAG GTTATTGAATGGTTAGACAAGCAAAATAATGAGTCAGTTCTATTTGTGTCATTTGGAAGTGGTGGAACACTTTCAACTCAGCAAATGACCGAGCTTGCATGGGGTTTAGAATTAAGCCAACAGAAATTTGTTTGGACTGTACGTCCCCCATCTGACGGTGATGCAGATAGTGCATATCTAAACTCTGCCGGAAAAGAGACACGTGGCATGCCGAAATACTTGCCGGAGGGGTTTCTAACTAGGACCAAAGATATAGGCTTAGTAGTGCCTATGTGGGCCAAACAAGTCGAAATTTTGGGGCACTCGTCAGTGGGTGGATTTTTGACACATTGTGGATGGAATTCAACGGTGGAGAGCTTAACAAATGGTGTTCCTATGATTGCATGGCCATTATATGCTGAACAAAAAATGAACGCTGCCCTGTTGACGGAGGAGCTAGGGGTGGCGATTCGGCCGGCAGTTTTGCCGACGAAGAAATTGGTGAAGAGAGAGGAGATAAAGGGAATGGTGAGAATGTTGATGTACACAAAAGAAGGAAAGACTATAAGGGAAAAGGCTCAGAAATTAAAGATGAGTGCGGAAAATGCACTAAGTGTTGGAGGTTCATCTTACAATTCCATTTGTGAGCTTGTGAAGGATATTCGGAGTAGATTGTTATAA